A window of Halopelagius inordinatus genomic DNA:
GTGACGACGACACGCACCCGATTCCGGACCTGACCGGATACATCACCGAGGGTCAGATCTACGTCGACCGTGACCTGAACAGCCAGGGCGTCGAACCGCCGATAAACGTCCTTCCCAGCCTCTCGCGGCTGATGGACGACGGTATCGGCGAGGGCCTGACGCGCGAGGACCACGCGGACGTCTCCGACCAGATGTACGCCGCGTACGCCGAGGGTGAGGACCTTCGGGACCTGGTGAACATCGTCGGCCGCGAGGCGCTGTCCGAGCGTGACAACACCTACCTCGACTTCGCCGACCGCTTCGAAGAGGAGTTCGTGGACCAGGGGTACGATACGAACCGCTCTATCGACGAGACGCTCGAAATCGGCTGGGACCTCCTGTCGATGTTCCCGAAGAAGGAGCTCAACCGCGTCGACGAGGAACTCATCGAAGAGCACTACCGAGAGTCCTCGACCGACGAAGGCGCCGAAGAAGTCACAGCAGACTGAGCCGTCGCCCACGTTCGTTTTTTCCGCGTTCGCACCGTCCGAGCGCCGCGTTCGTTCGGCCACCCCGAAACGTATCACCGCACAGATCCTACTGAAGACATGGCGAACCGGCTGTTCCAAGAGCGCGTGTTGGTCGCCGTCGCAGACGACCGGACGTACGAACGGGCCGAGAGACTGCTCCGGTCGGTTCTCGACGACTGTTCCATCCGGCGTGTCACCCGCTCGGCCGACGCGCGGTCCGGCGACGGAGCCTTCGACTGCGTGGTGGTCGCCGACGATCTTCCCGACGGTCGAGCGACGAGCGTCGCCGACGCGTTCGCGGACGCGCCCGTCGTGATACTGCGTCACCCCGACAGCGACCTCACGGTGCCGGAGGCGTTCGACGCGGGTGCGGCGGACGTCGTCACCGTCGGAGAGACGAACCGCTTCGAGCGACTCGGCGAACGAGTCGCGAGTGCGATGACCTGGTGGCGACGTCGAGCGGAGTTGACAGAACGCATCGGAGAGGACCTGAAAGAGCAGGCCATGGACGAGGCTCCGGTCGGTATCACTATCGCGGACATGTCGCTTCCGGACGGTCCGTTGGTGTACGTCAACGAGGCGTTCGAGACGACGACGGGCTACCCGAAATCGCAAGCGTTGGGCCGCAACTGTCGGTTTCTCCAGGGGCCGGGTACGGAGGAGGAACCGGTCGCCGAACTCCGGCGTGCAGTCGATTCCGAGTCGTCTGCGACGGTCGAACTGCTGAACTATCGACGCGACGGTGAGCCGTTTTGGAACCGAGTGGACATCGCACCGCTGTGCGACCCCGACGGACGAGTGACACACTACGTCGGATTCCAGACGGACATCACCGCGCGCGTTCGCGCCGAAGAGGCTGTCGAACGCGAACGTGCCCGGCTTCAGCGACTCGTCGACCACATCGAGGGGCTACTCGTGGAGACGTCCGAAGTTCTCGTGCGCGCGCAGGCGAGAGACGAACTCGAGCGGAAGGTGTGCGAGCGAATCGCGGCCACGGAGCAGTACTCGTGTGCGTGGATAGCCGACTGCGACCTCTCGCCGGAGGCCGTCGTTCCGGACGCGTGGGCGGGGGAGATGCCCTCGTCCGTCGTCGGGCTACGGATAGCCCTCGACGACACAGCCGACCCGGTCGCTCGGACCGTCGCGACGCGGACCCCGCAAATAGCCCGCGACCCCGAAGGACAGTTTCACCACAACGTCGTCCTCCCGTTCGGGGGCCTCGTCGCGGTCCCCTTACTCCACCGGGAGACGCTGTACGGCGTCCTCACCGTCTACGCGGAGACGGTCGACGAGCACGAGCGGATAGTCCTCGGCGCGTTGGGCCGGGCGGTCGGTGCCGCCATCGACGCGTTCGAGAGTCGTCGAACGCTCATCACCGACAGCCGTCTGTCGCTTCGGTTCGAGGTGGTCGCGCCCGACTCGCCACTCGTCTCCGTCGCTCGCCGAGGTGACTGCCGCCTCGACTACGAAGGCGTCGTCGCCCGCGACGACGGGTCCGTCGTCCTGTTCGTCTCCTCGCCGTCGTCAGACGTCGAACTCGACAGCTCGGACATCCCGGGACTCGACCACGTTCACCGACTGCAACGAACCGGCGGCACGGCCGTCTACGAACTGCTTCTCTCTCCCGGTTCGCTGCTCTCTCAGATTGCAGAGGGAGGGGCGCGACTCACAGACCTCACCGTCGATGCGACGCGGGGCACGGTCGTAATCGACACGACTGTCGCCGACCGAACGCTCGGGCGCAGACTCCTCGAAGACGTCGAACGAACGTCTCGTTCGGTTCGACTACTCGCGGTCGGCGAGAACGAAGACCCCACCGATACCCGACGGGCGTTCGCCGGTTCCGTCGAAGAGAAACTCACGGACAAACAGCGAACCGCGCTCCAACTCGCGCATCTCGGGGGGTTCTTCGAGTGGCCGCACGGTATCTCGGGAGACGAGTTGGCGGACGCGATGGATATCTCGCGTTCGACGTATCACCAACACCTCCGCGCGGCCGAGAAGAAACTCGTCTCGCAGTTCTACCGGCACCACCCCAACTAGTTTGGTAGGGCCGATATGCAAACTCATGCCATACTTGTGAGTGTACTATGGCAACCCCTGGAAGCGAATCGATATGGCTGTGGCTCGGTACGGCCGGAATGACGCTCGGAACGCTCTTCTTCATCGCCCGCGGGTGGGGCGTGAAGGACGAGAAAGAACAGCGGTTCTACATCATCACGATATTCATAACCACCATCGCGTCGGCGGCGTACTTCTCGATGGCGACCGGATTCGGCCTCACACAGGTGGAAGTCGGTACTCAGGTGCTCGACATCTACTGGGCCCGCTACGCGGACTGGTTGTTCACCACGCCGCTGTTGCTTCTCGACCTCGCGCTCCTCGCGGGGGCGAACAGGAACACCATCTACACGCTCGTCGGTCTCGACGTGTTCATGATCGGAACCGGACTCGCCGGTGCGTTCGCCTCCTCGGCACCCGCACGAATCGCCTGGTGGGCTATCAGCACCGTCGCGCTGTTGTTCCTCCTGTACTTCCTGGTCGAGGCGCTCTCGGAGGCCGCAAAGACGCAGACCGAGTCGGTTCGGAAACTGACGAACACGCTCCGAAACATGATAATCGTCCTCTGGTTGGCGTACCCCGTCGTCTGGATTCTCGGCACCGAAGGGACCGTCGGCTTCCTCCCGTTGTACGTCGAGACGGCGGCGTTCATGGTTCTCGACCTCACCGCGAAGGTGGGATTCGGGGTCGTCCTGCTGCGCAGTCACAGCATCCTCGAAGAGGCCGGACAGACGACTCCGGCGGCCGCGACTGCCGACTGAGAGCCGCCTCGGCTCTCCGTTTCTGTAACGTTTAAAAACACTCACGCAAACCATTCAGTCATCGTGTCTCACACCATTCCCGACCATCAGAGAGAACCGTGAGCGTGCGGCTCACGTACTTCGGCTTTCACGCCGTGTTTCTCCTGCCAGCGCTGGCGGTACTGGCAGTCGGCCTCTCTCACAGTCGTCGGCGGCTGGACGCCACTCACTGGGTCGGGACGGCGCTCATCACCGTGGTCGCCCTCCTGTACACGACGCCGTGGGACAACCACCTCATCTCCCGCGGCGTCTGGGGGTACGGCGACGGTGTCGTCGCCCTGCGGGTGTGGCTCGTCCCCGTCGAGGAACTCCTGTTCATGCTCTTGCAACCGCTCGTCGTCGCGCTCTGGTTGTACGCTCTCGCGCTGGCGGTGAGGTCCGCCTCGGTGACGACGCGAGACCGACTTCTCGGCGTCGCGGCGGGGGCTCTCGTCGGGGCTGTCGGCCTCGTTCTCTACGTGTTCGGCGGTCAGACGTACTACCTCGGAGCCATCCTCACGTGGGCCGCTCCGGTCCTCGCACTCCAGTGGGGGTTCGGGTGGCCCTACCTGTGGGCGGTCCGTCGGACGTTCGCCTTCGGCGTCGCCGTCCCGACGGTGTACTTCTGTCTGGCCGACCGCGTCGCGCTTCAGTTCGGCATCTGGCACATCTCGGCCGACCACACCACGGGCATCGCCCTGTTCGGACTCCCCATCGAGGAGGCGACGTTCTTCTTCGTCACGAACCTGTTCGTGGTGCAGGGTCTCCTCTTGTTTCACTGGGTGGTCGAACGATGGCGCTGAGCGAACGCCCCGCCGTCGATAGAAGAGTGAAGCGACGGCTCGCTCGAACGGTGTTTCCCGTCGCGTGGGTCGCCCTCGCGGCCGTCGGTGTCGCCTCGCTCGTCGGCGTCACCCTCGGCGGCCCCTCTCGGTACGTCCCCCTGTTAGCGAGCGTCGTCTTCCTCGGACTGCCGCACGGTGCGCTCGACCACGTGACCGTGCCGCGCGCCCGCGGGTCGGAGCCCTCGGTTCGGTCGCTCGCCGCCGTGGGGGCGCTGTATCTCGTCTTCGGCGGCCTCTACGCGGTCGTCTGGTTTCTCACCCCCGCCGCGGCGTTCGTCGGCTTTCTCCTTTTGACGTGGTTTCACTGGGGGCAGGGGGACGTCTACCCGCTCGTCTCTCTGACCGAGGAGACGCACCTTCGAACCCGGGGGCAACGCGCCCTCGCGGCGACCGTCCGCGGCGGGATTCCGATGGTCGTCCCGCTCGTCGCGTTCCCGGAGACGTACCGCCGCGTCGCGGCGACGACCGTCGAACTGTTCGCCCCGGAAGTGACGTTCGCGTGGCTCGTTTCCCCGCCGCTCCGAATCTCCGTCGGCGTCGGGCTGGCTCTTGTCACCCTCGCGTCGCTTCTCCTCGGGTGGCGTCGAGCGCCACACGGTCCCTCTCGCACCGCGTGGCTGGTCGACGTCGGCGAGTCGGTGCTGCTTTGGGCGTTCTTCCTCGTCGTCCCCCCGCTGGTCGCCATCGGGCTGTACTTCCCGTTGTGGCACTCGCTGCGGCATCTCGCACGCCTCGCTGCGCTCGATTCGCCGGTCGCCGACGCGCTGTCGAACGGCCACTCTCTTTCGGCCGCCGCCTCTCTCGGCCGCGACGCACTACCGATGACGGCCGGCGCGGTGGTCTTTCTCGGCGCTCTCGCGTTGACCGTTCCGACGGCCGTCGGTGGTATCGACGAAGTCGCGTCCGTCTATCTCGTCTCGCTCGCCGTCCTCACCCTCCCGCACGTGGTCGTCGTCTCGGTACTCGACCGGGTGCAAGGGATCTGGTGACCCTCTCGTGGCCCGTCGTGGACTCGGTTCGGAGCCGGTTCGCGGAGACTGAAAAGGATTAACCCCCTCCGTCCACAAGCGTCCCCCAAGGATGGCCAACGACGTCAAACCGACTCGGAAGAACCTGATGGCGATAGAGGACCGCATCGAACTCTCCGAGCGAGGCCACGACACGCTGGAGCAGAAACGCGACGGCCTCATCATGGAGTTCATGGACATCCTCGACCAGGCGCAGGACGTCCGTTCGGAACTCAACACCAACTACGAGACCGCACAGCGGAAGATAAACATGGCGCGCGCGATGGAGGGCGACGTCGCGGTGCGCGGTGCGGCCGCGGCGCTGAAAGAACACCCGGAGATCACGACGCAGTCGAAAAACATCATGGGCGTCGTCGTCCCGCAGATAGAGTCCTCGCGCGTCAGAAAGAGCCTCGACCAGCGCGGCTACGGGCTGCTCGGGTCGTCCGCGCGCATCGACGAGGCCGCAGACGCCTACGAGGAACTGCTCGAAAGCATCATCCTCGCCGCGGAAGTCGAGACGGCGATGAAGAAGATGCTCAGAGAGATAGAGACGACGAAGCGCCGCGTCAACGCCCTCGAATTCAAGCTCCTCCCCGACCTCTACGAGAACCAAGAGTACATCGAGCAGAAACTCGAAGAACAGGAGCGCGAAGAGACGTTCCGCCTGAAGAAGATAAAGGGCAAGAAAGAGGAAGAAGAGAAGGAAGAACGCGAGGCCGAGGCGGCCGAAGAGGCCGCCGAAGCCGAGAGACTCCCGGCGGACGACTGACGGGCGACCCCTCGGAGTCGGTCGGCGTCGCTTCGGCTCACCATCCGTTTCTCCGCCGCTCTCCGGACGACACCACTGGTTTTTCCTCGCCGCCGCCGTATCTCGACGTATGACTCGCACGTGTCCGGACTGCGGCGGTGACCTCGTCTCCTTTGCCGTCCCCGACGGCCTCGAACCGCACGCGCCGGACGCACCCGCAGCGGCGCTCTGTTCGAACTGTCTCCGAACGTACCCCGCAGACGCCGCCGAGTCGGCCGACTTCGGTTCGGTCGCGGACTACTTCCCCCGCGGCGACGGCGGCGCGGCGACGGCGCTTCTGCTCGGACTGCTCGACTCGCTGGCGTTGAACCGCGCCGCAATCGAGTCGCTCGCTGACCGCGCCGAACGCGACGGCGCGGACGTGCTGTTGACGCTCGACAGAATCGACGGCGACGCGACGCTCGCCCCTCACTTCGACGTCGGCCGTCGTCGCACGCAGGTCGGACAGATACTCGACTGAGGCGGCGAACCCGCTCCGTCGGAGAAGAACCGTTCTCGCTCGCTTAGACGCCGGTGGCGTAGCGGAGGATGCCCGCGACGCCGCCGAAGGCGTCGTGCAGTTGCTCGCCCTTCTCGAAGTCCGTCGAGATGAACTTCGTCTCCGTCCCACGCTGTTCGGCGATGGACATCAGATGTTCGATGACGTCATCGCGGTCTTTCTTTTCGGCCTCCTGACCGCACTCGGTGCACTCGTGTCCGGGGTCACCGTGGCGGCGGTCCACGACTTCGTACTCCTCGTGGCCCTCCGGACACTCGTAGACGACGACGTCCGAGTGGAGGTCCTCCGAGAGGAGGAGTCGGTCGACGGAGCCCATGACGAGGTTCTTCCGGGTGGGTCCGAACCCGTACGTCGCCTGCTCTCCGGTGTGGAGTTTCTCGAAGAACTCCTCCATCTGGGATTTGTCCTTCATCACCTCCTGATCCGCGAGCACGTCCTGTGCGGCGTCGACTAAGTCTTTGAGCCCGGACTCGTCGGTGTAGGAGACGTCGAACTTCCCGACGACGTGGTCTTGCAGTTCGTGGTGGAGGTAGTCGCCGTCCAGGAACTCGTCTTTCGTCGGCGACGGACCGCCCACGAGGATGCCGTCGAGTTCGTGTCGCCGCGAGACGAACAGGTCGTTTGCCATCCCCGCGACCTCCTGATAGAAGTTGTCGATGGCTTCCAGACGGAGGCGGGCGAAACGCTGGGCGGACTGGCCACCTTTCCGCTGTTTGCCGGGGACGAGAGAGGAGGCGGACTTGACGGGTTCGACGCGCTTGCCTTTCAGCCACCCGACGTTCGCCTCGCGGCGGTCGAGGACGATGAGGCCGAACAGTCCCTTGTCCGTCAGCATGTTTTCGAGCGGTTCCGTGAGGAAGTCCGAGTCGCAGTGGTAGCGGAACGACTGGATGGGCTCGGGCGGACTGTCCAACACCTTCGTCACCATCTCCGTCTGGCCGCCGCCGGAGTTGACCGCGCCGGAGAAGATGACGATGCCGTTCTCGGGGGGGAAGGTGTCGTAGTAGCGGAGGCGGTCCTTGATCGACTTCAGGGCGTCTTGGACGGCCGTGCGCGTCTGTTTCGACTTGATATTCGACGCCTCAGAGTGTTCCTGCGTGACGTGGGCGACGACGTCGGATATCTGTTTGTCCTCCGGGATGTAGATAGTGACGAGTTGCGTTCCGGAGCCTTCGAAATCCTCTAGCTCCTCTATGACCTTCCGGAACTCGTACTTCCGGCGGTCCTCGCTCGCCTCGGCGTCGGTACTCATTGTCGAATATAGGCCGGCGAGAGGCTAAGTAACCTACGACTGTCGGGGAACGTCCGGACGAACGGCAGATCGGCGGTGTGTCGGCGGTTCGCTCGGAATAGGTTTATGTGGTTGTCTCGGGAGAGTCCGAACGAGTAAGATATGGGACGGGTGTACGCAGTGGTCAGCGCGAAGGGAGGCGTCGGAAAGACCACGACGACGACGAATCTCGCGGCGGCCCTCGCCGCGGCGGGTGCCGACGTCGCGGTGGTCGACGGCGACCTCGGCATGGCGAACCTCGCGGGGGCGTTGGGCGTCGTACCGACGGAGCCGACGCTCCACGACGTTCTCGCGGGCGAATCGGACGTGTCCGAGGCGACGCAGGAGGGACCGCACGGGATGGCCGTGGTTCCGGGGGCGACGGACCTCGACGCGTTCGCTCGCGCGGACCCGGAGGGTCTCCGCGCGGTGCTCTCCGAACTGGCCGACCGATACGAGTACGTCCTGCTCGACACGGGCGCAGGACTGAGTAACGACACCGTCGTCCCCCTCACGTACGTCGACGAGGCGATTCTCGTCTCGACGACGGGGCGGGACGCGTTGGGGGACACCGAGAAGACGCGGCAGGTCGCGGTCCGACTGGACGTACCGGTCGCGGGCGCGGTGCTCACGCGCGTGGACCCCGAGAACCCGAACGCGGCCACGGTCGAAGAGCAACTCGACGCCGAGATACTGCAGGCGATTCCCGACGAGAACGTCGTCCGCCGGGCGGGCGACGCGGGCGAACCGCTCACGACGTTCGCGCCGGGGAGTTCGGCGGCCGCCGCCTACAGAGCGCTCGCAGCGGACCTGACCGGAGAACCCGTTCCGCAACCGGACGCCGTCGCCGCGCCGGACGACCCGAGCGAGGAGGCCCCGGAGGACGTTCCCGCCGCGGAGGACGTTCCCGCCGCGGACGACGACGAGACGCCGGACGCGTCCGCCGACGAGACCGGAGGCGAGGAGGAACGCCGAGAGGAAATCATCGTCGCGGGCGACCACGAAGCCGACGCCGACGCGGATGCGGACGAACCGCTCGTAGCGGACGCAGAACCCGAAGACGCGCCCTCGGAGCGGTCGGTGGACGCGGACGACGGCGAGTCGAAGGCAGACGAACCGCTCGTCGAATCCGCCGAACCAGACGCCGAGGAGGACCCGCAGATACCGTTCGCGAGCGACGACGGCGCGGACGGCGCGGACGACGCGGACGACGCGGACGATGCGAACGACGAAGACGACGCGGACGACGAGGAGGACGAAGACGACGGCGTCTTCACCACGGAGTTAGGCGAGAGCGCGGACGGTGCCGGAAAGCGCGGCGACGACGACGAGAAGAAGGGACTGTTCGGTCGATTCCTCGGTTGACCCGCCGACCCCGAGCGCCGACGAACGGGAAGTTCTTTTACGCGTCTGGTCGCAGGCGTTGGTATGGCAGAATCTAGCTCTAGCGTCCCGTTTTGGTGGATAGTCCTCTTCGTCGTGCTGGCGTTGGGTGCGGGAGCGCTCGCCGTCTCCTCGGTCGGCGGGTCGCTCCTCTCGTCGCCGGGCGTCGTAGTGCCCGCGTTCGGACTATAGCCTACATCGAGTCGGGCGCTTCGATACCCAACACCCAGAGCGCGTTCGCCACCGTGTGGCGCGCTGCCTCGACGAGTCCGAGACGGGCGGCGGCCACGTCGTCGTCGTCGGCGTTCAGCACCGAACACTCGCGGTAGAAGGTGTTGAACGTCTCCGCGAACTGGCGGACGTACGTCGCCACGACGTGCGGTTCCAAGCCGTCGGCCGCCTCCTCGACGACGAAGGGGAAACGCGCGATGGTCGCGACCAGTTCACGCTCCTCCGGGCCGTCGAGAAGCGAAGCGTCGGTGGACGCCTCGATGCCGGACGCCTCGGCTTCCTCGACGATGCCGCAGCACCGAGCGTGGACGTACTGGACGTACGGCGCGGACTGAGCCTCGAAGTCGAGCGCTCGCTCCCACTCGAACGTGATTCCCTTCGTCGGTTGCTTCGAGACGATGTCGTAGCGAACGGCACCGATGCCGACCTGTCGGGCGATGCGTTCGACGTCCTCGTCGTCGAGTTCGTCGTCGCGGATGCGACTGTCGAGGCGCGACTCGACTTCCTCGCGTGCGCGTTGGACCGACTCGTCCAACAGGTCGTCTAAGTCGACGCCCGTCCCCTTCCGGGTGGACATCCCGCCCTCGGGGAGGTTCACCCACGAGTAGAACGTCTGACGGAGGTTCTCGGTGTCGTTCCCGAGGATTTCGAGTGCGGTCTCCAACTGTTCGGCCTGCAGTTTGTGGTCCTCGCCGAGGACCGTCACCGCCTCGTCGTAGTTGTCGAACTTCCACTCGTGGTGCGCCAAGTCGCGCGTCGTGTACAGCGTCGTCCCGTCCGACCGGAGGAAGACGAGGTTCTTCTCGAAGTCGAACGACGAGAGGTCGAGTTGCCACGCGTCCTCCTCGTAGACCGAGTACTCGGAGTCTTTCAGTCGCCGGACTACCTCTTCTGCGTCGCCGTTGCGGATGAACTTCGTCTCCTTGACGAACCGGTCGAACTCCGCGGGCAGGCGTTCCAAAGAGGCGGTCATCCCCGAGAGCACCTGGTCAACCACGACGGCGACGCGTTCGAACGTCTCCTCGTCGCCCGCTTCGAGGCCCTGCATGATGCTCGCAATCTCCTCTTCTGCGGCCTCCGCGTCCTCCTCGTCGGCGTCTTCGAGGAAGGCGTTGCCCTTCCGGTAGTAGCGCACTAAGTCGTAATCGGAGCGGTCCCGTTCGGGGTCGGGGAGGTCGGACTCGTCGAACGTCTCGTAGGCCCACGTGAAGACGGCGACCTGTCGCCCGGCGTCGTTGACGTAGTAGTGACGCTCCACGTCGTTCCCGGCGAAATCGAGGATGCGCGCGATGGCGTCGCCGAGGATGGGGTTCCGGGCGCGTCCCACGTGGACGGGGCCCGTCGGGTTCGCACTCGTGTGTTCGACGACCACGTCCTTGCCCGTGTCGGAGAGGCGTCCGTACTCGTCGTCGCGGCCCGCCTCGACCGTCTCGGCGTAGTAGGCGTCGGAGACGTGGAAGTTCACGTACGGCCCCTGCGGCGTCGCGGAGTCGAGGTACGTGTAGCCGGTGGCGTCTATCTGCTCTGCGATGTCGACTGCGACTTTCGGCGGCGGCGCGCCGACTTCGCCCGCCAGTCGGAAGGCGGCGCTGGACGCCAGCGTCGCGGAGACGCCGTCCGGCGGCTCTTCGACGCCGAGGTCGTCGGTCGGCAGGTCGAGCGCGGAGAGTGCAGTAGAGACCGCATCTTCGACCTCCGAACGGAACTCTCGAAACATGCTCGGAGGTTCTCGCGGCGCGGCTAAAGGACTTTCCGAACCGCGACGACGCTCTCGGACCCGCGTTTCGGACCGCCCCGACGCGGCCGTCGCCGCCGCAACCGACGCACTTACCCTCGCTCTCCGACTACCCGACCACGAACCCGTCCGTAGGGGAGACCGACTCCGAACGCTACGGTTCTCACTTCTGTTACGCGTCTCATATCCGGTACGCTTATTCCGAGCCGATTCGAAGACGGGGACATGTCAGAATCGGCAGTCGCCGCCGTCGGCTACGACGAACTGGCCGCGTTGAAGTTCGTCGCCATCGAAGGCGGGTGCTCCGGCCCGGTGAAAGTCTCTTGCTCCGGTCTGGCGTCGCGTCTCGACGCGTCGAGCCAGACCGCCTCGCGCCGCCTCCAACGACTCGAAGAGGCCGGTTACGTCGAACGCGACGTGGTGTCGGACGGCCAGTGGGTTTCGGTTTCCGAGGACGGCGAGGCGGCCCTTCGGCGGGAGTACGCCGACTACCGTCGAATCTTCGAGACGGAGGACGCGGAGGCGGTCGAACTCGGCGGCACCGTCACCGGCGGTATGGGCGAGGGCAAACACTACATCTCGCTTTCGGGCTACATGCGGCAGTTCGAGAACCGCCTCGGCTACGAACCGTTCCCGGGGACGCTCAACGTCCGCTTGGACGACGGGAGCGTTCGGGCGCGCGCCGGGATGGCGTCGCTCTCTGCGGTCGCCATCGATGGGTGGGAGGACGACGAACGGACGTTCGGCCCGGCGGCCTGTTACGCCGCGACGGTCGAGTTCGAGGACCAATCGTACGCGCCGGCCCACATCATCGTCCCCGAACGCACCCACCACGACGAGAGCCAACTCGAGATTATCGCGCCCGAGAAACTCCGAGACGAACTCGAACTCGCGGACGGCGACCACGTCACCGTCCGCGTGGAGGAGGTGTGACCGTGACGACGACGAAACAGACCGACGACGCGTTCGGTCGCGCCCTCGCGGCGTTCCGCGCGGGTGACCCGATTCTCGTCCACGACTTCGACGACAGGGAAGGCGAGACGGACATCATCTACCCCGCCCACTCGGTGGCGGCGGCGGACGTGGCCCGCCTCCGAAACGACGCGGGCGGACTCGTCTGCGCCGCCGTCTCCGACGCCGCCGCCGAGGCGATGAACCTCCCCTTCTTGGGGTCCGAAATCGACCACCCGGCCGCCGCCGACCACGAATTGGCGTACGACGACCGGTCGTCGTTCTCGCTCCCGGTGAACTACCGCGAGACGTTCACGGGGATAACCGACGACGACCGAGCGCTCACCATCACGAAACTGAGCGAGGCGGCCGACGCCGCCGTCGACGGCGAGTACGACGCCGACGACTTCGCGGCGGACTTCCGAACGCCCGGCCACGTCACCCTCCTCCGGGGTGCGCCCGGACTCCTCGACGA
This region includes:
- the minD gene encoding cell division ATPase MinD, yielding MGRVYAVVSAKGGVGKTTTTTNLAAALAAAGADVAVVDGDLGMANLAGALGVVPTEPTLHDVLAGESDVSEATQEGPHGMAVVPGATDLDAFARADPEGLRAVLSELADRYEYVLLDTGAGLSNDTVVPLTYVDEAILVSTTGRDALGDTEKTRQVAVRLDVPVAGAVLTRVDPENPNAATVEEQLDAEILQAIPDENVVRRAGDAGEPLTTFAPGSSAAAAYRALAADLTGEPVPQPDAVAAPDDPSEEAPEDVPAAEDVPAADDDETPDASADETGGEEERREEIIVAGDHEADADADADEPLVADAEPEDAPSERSVDADDGESKADEPLVESAEPDAEEDPQIPFASDDGADGADDADDADDANDEDDADDEEDEDDGVFTTELGESADGAGKRGDDDEKKGLFGRFLG
- a CDS encoding bacterio-opsin activator domain-containing protein; the protein is MANRLFQERVLVAVADDRTYERAERLLRSVLDDCSIRRVTRSADARSGDGAFDCVVVADDLPDGRATSVADAFADAPVVILRHPDSDLTVPEAFDAGAADVVTVGETNRFERLGERVASAMTWWRRRAELTERIGEDLKEQAMDEAPVGITIADMSLPDGPLVYVNEAFETTTGYPKSQALGRNCRFLQGPGTEEEPVAELRRAVDSESSATVELLNYRRDGEPFWNRVDIAPLCDPDGRVTHYVGFQTDITARVRAEEAVERERARLQRLVDHIEGLLVETSEVLVRAQARDELERKVCERIAATEQYSCAWIADCDLSPEAVVPDAWAGEMPSSVVGLRIALDDTADPVARTVATRTPQIARDPEGQFHHNVVLPFGGLVAVPLLHRETLYGVLTVYAETVDEHERIVLGALGRAVGAAIDAFESRRTLITDSRLSLRFEVVAPDSPLVSVARRGDCRLDYEGVVARDDGSVVLFVSSPSSDVELDSSDIPGLDHVHRLQRTGGTAVYELLLSPGSLLSQIAEGGARLTDLTVDATRGTVVIDTTVADRTLGRRLLEDVERTSRSVRLLAVGENEDPTDTRRAFAGSVEEKLTDKQRTALQLAHLGGFFEWPHGISGDELADAMDISRSTYHQHLRAAEKKLVSQFYRHHPN
- a CDS encoding bacteriorhodopsin, whose amino-acid sequence is MATPGSESIWLWLGTAGMTLGTLFFIARGWGVKDEKEQRFYIITIFITTIASAAYFSMATGFGLTQVEVGTQVLDIYWARYADWLFTTPLLLLDLALLAGANRNTIYTLVGLDVFMIGTGLAGAFASSAPARIAWWAISTVALLFLLYFLVEALSEAAKTQTESVRKLTNTLRNMIIVLWLAYPVVWILGTEGTVGFLPLYVETAAFMVLDLTAKVGFGVVLLRSHSILEEAGQTTPAAATAD
- the prf1 gene encoding peptide chain release factor aRF-1 — translated: MSTDAEASEDRRKYEFRKVIEELEDFEGSGTQLVTIYIPEDKQISDVVAHVTQEHSEASNIKSKQTRTAVQDALKSIKDRLRYYDTFPPENGIVIFSGAVNSGGGQTEMVTKVLDSPPEPIQSFRYHCDSDFLTEPLENMLTDKGLFGLIVLDRREANVGWLKGKRVEPVKSASSLVPGKQRKGGQSAQRFARLRLEAIDNFYQEVAGMANDLFVSRRHELDGILVGGPSPTKDEFLDGDYLHHELQDHVVGKFDVSYTDESGLKDLVDAAQDVLADQEVMKDKSQMEEFFEKLHTGEQATYGFGPTRKNLVMGSVDRLLLSEDLHSDVVVYECPEGHEEYEVVDRRHGDPGHECTECGQEAEKKDRDDVIEHLMSIAEQRGTETKFISTDFEKGEQLHDAFGGVAGILRYATGV
- a CDS encoding lycopene cyclase domain-containing protein translates to MSVRLTYFGFHAVFLLPALAVLAVGLSHSRRRLDATHWVGTALITVVALLYTTPWDNHLISRGVWGYGDGVVALRVWLVPVEELLFMLLQPLVVALWLYALALAVRSASVTTRDRLLGVAAGALVGAVGLVLYVFGGQTYYLGAILTWAAPVLALQWGFGWPYLWAVRRTFAFGVAVPTVYFCLADRVALQFGIWHISADHTTGIALFGLPIEEATFFFVTNLFVVQGLLLFHWVVERWR
- a CDS encoding Brp/Blh family beta-carotene 15,15'-dioxygenase, with amino-acid sequence MALSERPAVDRRVKRRLARTVFPVAWVALAAVGVASLVGVTLGGPSRYVPLLASVVFLGLPHGALDHVTVPRARGSEPSVRSLAAVGALYLVFGGLYAVVWFLTPAAAFVGFLLLTWFHWGQGDVYPLVSLTEETHLRTRGQRALAATVRGGIPMVVPLVAFPETYRRVAATTVELFAPEVTFAWLVSPPLRISVGVGLALVTLASLLLGWRRAPHGPSRTAWLVDVGESVLLWAFFLVVPPLVAIGLYFPLWHSLRHLARLAALDSPVADALSNGHSLSAAASLGRDALPMTAGAVVFLGALALTVPTAVGGIDEVASVYLVSLAVLTLPHVVVVSVLDRVQGIW
- a CDS encoding V-type ATP synthase subunit D, with amino-acid sequence MANDVKPTRKNLMAIEDRIELSERGHDTLEQKRDGLIMEFMDILDQAQDVRSELNTNYETAQRKINMARAMEGDVAVRGAAAALKEHPEITTQSKNIMGVVVPQIESSRVRKSLDQRGYGLLGSSARIDEAADAYEELLESIILAAEVETAMKKMLREIETTKRRVNALEFKLLPDLYENQEYIEQKLEEQEREETFRLKKIKGKKEEEEKEEREAEAAEEAAEAERLPADD
- a CDS encoding DUF6276 family protein, with translation MTRTCPDCGGDLVSFAVPDGLEPHAPDAPAAALCSNCLRTYPADAAESADFGSVADYFPRGDGGAATALLLGLLDSLALNRAAIESLADRAERDGADVLLTLDRIDGDATLAPHFDVGRRRTQVGQILD